A genomic window from Desulfurella sp. includes:
- the thiE gene encoding thiamine phosphate synthase: protein MDLPKGFYGITLETDSIGTCKKLLNFGAQMIQYRAKNLSSKQMLNECFQIRSLTKQANVLMIVNDRVDIALIVGADGVHVGQDDIPPSSLRKIVPNNFIIGLSTHSIEQVLSPEVDFVDYIGVGAIFETSTKDTVVIGTELAKQMVSLSKKPAYLIGGIKLSNIDSIKGIGAYGFTSISDVLYNDYEHFLEMIKKWNS, encoded by the coding sequence ATGGATTTACCAAAAGGTTTCTATGGAATAACGCTTGAAACAGATAGTATAGGCACATGCAAAAAGCTATTAAATTTTGGCGCACAGATGATTCAATACAGGGCAAAAAATCTATCAAGCAAGCAAATGCTAAATGAATGTTTTCAAATAAGAAGTCTTACAAAACAGGCCAATGTTTTGATGATTGTAAATGATAGAGTAGATATTGCCTTGATTGTTGGCGCAGATGGTGTTCATGTGGGACAAGATGATATACCACCATCAAGTTTGAGAAAAATCGTGCCTAATAACTTTATCATTGGTTTATCAACACACTCTATAGAGCAAGTTTTAAGCCCGGAAGTTGATTTTGTAGATTATATCGGTGTTGGGGCAATATTTGAAACAAGCACAAAAGACACAGTGGTAATCGGAACAGAACTTGCCAAACAAATGGTTAGTTTATCTAAAAAGCCAGCGTACCTTATAGGTGGTATAAAATTATCCAATATAGATAGCATAAAAGGCATTGGTGCTTATGGCTTTACAAGCATATCGGATGTACTGTATAATGATTATGAGCATTTTTTGGAGATGATAAAAAAGTGGAACAGTTGA
- the moaA gene encoding GTP 3',8-cyclase MoaA, with the protein MEQLIDPFGRKIDYLRISVTDRCNYRCVYCMPLEGVPFKDMSEILTYEEIVLFAKAAYDLGVRKIKLTGGEPLVRKHIYRLIKMLKDIGYSDISLTTNGSLLKHYAQLLKESGLNRVTVSLDTLDKDKFRSITRLGNLDDVMSGFDELDKAGFTNTKINSVIMRTYNIECIENLLNFAISRNYEIRFIEYMPTDFNENFKENFVSIDEIKSIIKNKHSLRQTSYKTNGPSQYCEIENTRVGFITPLSHNFCAFCNRIRLSSDGNLILCLGHDIKINFKDVLKQKDLEQIKELLKKSITKKPKQHQLLTTNIHQSFSNIGG; encoded by the coding sequence GTGGAACAGTTGATAGATCCTTTTGGTAGAAAAATAGATTACTTAAGGATATCCGTTACAGACAGATGCAATTACAGGTGTGTGTATTGTATGCCGCTTGAAGGTGTACCTTTCAAAGATATGAGCGAGATTTTGACTTATGAAGAAATTGTGCTGTTTGCAAAAGCCGCATATGATCTTGGTGTTAGAAAAATTAAATTAACCGGTGGAGAACCTTTGGTTAGAAAGCACATATACAGGCTTATCAAGATGTTAAAAGATATTGGCTATAGCGATATATCACTTACAACAAACGGTAGTTTGCTAAAACACTATGCACAATTGCTTAAAGAAAGCGGACTCAATAGAGTTACGGTTAGTCTTGATACGCTTGATAAAGATAAATTTAGATCAATTACAAGGCTTGGCAATTTAGACGATGTAATGTCAGGTTTTGATGAACTTGATAAAGCAGGCTTTACAAATACAAAAATCAACAGCGTAATTATGCGTACCTACAATATTGAGTGCATAGAAAATTTACTGAATTTTGCTATATCAAGAAATTACGAGATAAGATTTATAGAATATATGCCAACAGATTTTAATGAAAATTTTAAAGAAAATTTTGTATCCATAGATGAAATAAAAAGTATAATTAAAAATAAACACAGTCTTAGACAAACAAGCTATAAAACAAATGGGCCAAGTCAATATTGCGAAATTGAAAATACACGCGTTGGCTTTATTACACCTTTATCTCACAATTTTTGCGCTTTTTGCAATAGAATTAGACTATCTTCTGATGGAAATCTGATACTGTGTCTTGGACACGATATAAAAATCAATTTTAAAGATGTGTTAAAACAAAAAGATTTAGAACAAATAAAAGAATTACTAAAAAAGTC